The following DNA comes from Deltaproteobacteria bacterium.
GTCAACGACCTCATCATAGCGCCGCCGACGCGGCAGGAGCCAGCAGGACCGCCGATCAGCGCGGCCGCGGCGCGAACCGGCGCAGCCGGCGACACGCTTCGTCGAGCTCGTCGTCGCGCTTCGCGAAGCAAAACCGCAGCAGGCCGTCGCCTTCCCGGCCGCGGTAGAACGCCGACCCCGGGACCGCGGCGACGCCGCCGCGCTCGAGCAGGTCCATGGCGCACGCGCGGGCAGTTTCGTAGCCGAAATGGTCGATCCGCGCGAGCACGTAGTACGCCCCTTGCGGCACGATCGGGCGCATGCCGGCGTCGGCCAGCGCGGCGCACAGCCGGTCCCGCTTGCGCTGGTAGGTCGCGGCCAGATCGCAGAGCGCCTCCGGCGGCGCGGCGAACCCGGCCAGCGCGCCGTACTGCAGCGGCGCCGGCGCGCAGATGTAGAACAGGTCGTGGACCAGCGCGATCGCGCGCGCCATCGCCGGCGGCGCCACCGCGTAGCCGAGCCGCCAGCCCGTGATACTGAACGTCTTCGACAATCCCATGATCGTCACGGTGCGCTCGCGCAGGTCGGCCACCGTCGCGGGACTGACGTGGTCCCTCCCGTCGTAGCGGATGTACTCGTAGATCTCGTCGGTGATCACGAGCAGATCGCGCTCGCGCGCCACGTCGGCGACGGCCTCGATCTCGGCGCGATCGAACATCTT
Coding sequences within:
- a CDS encoding pyridoxal phosphate-dependent aminotransferase, with amino-acid sequence MREFLARRLGGLVQSDIRRMTRECDRVGGINLGQGLGDLPPPEAVVAGAKRALDERPHSYTYPEGIPELREAIAAKLARDNGIDADPRDEIVVTVGSSGAFTCALHALLDPGDGLLLLEPYYGYHLNTAIVAGIEPRFATLEPPDFALTADRLRAALRPNTRAIVVCTPSNPSGKMFDRAEIEAVADVARERDLLVITDEIYEYIRYDGRDHVSPATVADLRERTVTIMGLSKTFSITGWRLGYAVAPPAMARAIALVHDLFYICAPAPLQYGALAGFAAPPEALCDLAATYQRKRDRLCAALADAGMRPIVPQGAYYVLARIDHFGYETARACAMDLLERGGVAAVPGSAFYRGREGDGLLRFCFAKRDDELDEACRRLRRFAPRPR